The Corynebacterium simulans genome contains a region encoding:
- a CDS encoding RelA/SpoT family protein codes for MTYEEGDAVTTEKSTKRPNGGMRSMSARLARSLTGGRVRINPVLDPLMSIHRQFHPKADAEVLNNAYDTAERLHEGVFRKSGEPYITHPLAVATIAAEIGMDTTTIVAALLHDTVEDTDYSLDDLTRDFGPEVARLVDGVTKLDKVALGAAAEAETIRKMIVAMATDPRVLVIKVADRLHNMRTMRFLPPEKQAKKARQTLDVIAPLAHRLGMANVKWELEDLSFAILYPKKYDEIVRMVADRAPSRDRALKEIQKQVGAALRENGIQAEVMGRPKHYWSIYQKMMVRGRDFAEIFDLLGIRILVDDVNSCYAAIGVVHALYQALPGRFKDYISSPRFGVYQSLHTTVIAEGGSTLEVQVRTHEMHYNAEFGVAAHWRYKEKKGKNGAGDAEVDQMAWMRQLLDWQKEAADPNEFLDSLRYDLTTKQIFAFTPKGDVVTLPAGSTPVDFAYAVHTEVGHRCIGAKVNGKLVALESQLKSGDKVEIFTSKDQNAGPSRDWQEFLVSPRAKAKVRQWFAKERREEHLEAGRDALAAEIQRGGLPMHRLFTASSMRQVAEQLHFDDVDSLYTAIGAGHVSAQHVANQLMSLFGDQDDAAEALASRTSLTELENSRTQRTTDSEKGTGILVEGSPDVMAKLARCCQPVPGDAIFGFVTRGGGVSVHRADCTNAEKLKQEPERMMKVEWSSGKGAAGEFAASVQLEAIDRQGLLAELTGVFSEQKLNVLSMSSNRGDDHIATMRFTFSISDTKQLGQLMTTLRNTEGVFDVYRVTA; via the coding sequence ATGACCTATGAGGAGGGCGACGCCGTGACCACTGAGAAGTCGACAAAGCGCCCTAATGGCGGCATGCGCAGCATGTCCGCCCGTTTAGCGCGGTCTTTGACCGGCGGAAGGGTAAGGATCAACCCGGTTTTGGACCCACTTATGTCCATTCACCGGCAGTTTCACCCCAAGGCCGATGCAGAAGTGCTCAACAACGCTTATGACACTGCTGAGCGCCTCCACGAGGGGGTGTTCCGTAAGTCGGGGGAGCCGTACATTACGCATCCGCTGGCGGTGGCCACGATTGCCGCGGAGATCGGCATGGACACCACCACCATCGTTGCGGCGCTGCTGCATGACACGGTGGAAGATACCGACTACTCGTTGGATGACCTCACGCGCGACTTCGGCCCGGAGGTTGCCCGGCTTGTCGACGGCGTGACGAAGCTGGACAAGGTCGCCTTGGGCGCCGCCGCGGAGGCGGAGACGATCCGCAAGATGATCGTGGCCATGGCTACTGACCCGCGCGTGCTGGTTATCAAGGTCGCCGACCGCCTGCACAATATGCGCACCATGCGCTTTTTGCCGCCAGAGAAGCAGGCAAAGAAGGCGCGCCAGACCCTAGACGTCATCGCGCCGCTGGCGCACCGCCTCGGCATGGCGAACGTGAAGTGGGAGCTGGAAGACCTTTCCTTTGCCATCTTGTACCCGAAGAAGTACGACGAGATTGTACGCATGGTGGCAGATCGCGCGCCTTCGCGCGATCGCGCCCTTAAGGAGATCCAGAAGCAGGTTGGTGCGGCGCTGCGTGAAAACGGCATTCAGGCCGAGGTCATGGGCCGCCCGAAGCACTATTGGTCCATTTATCAGAAGATGATGGTCCGTGGCCGCGACTTTGCGGAGATCTTCGACCTCCTGGGCATCCGCATCTTGGTCGATGACGTCAACTCGTGCTACGCCGCCATCGGCGTGGTCCACGCGCTCTACCAAGCGCTGCCGGGCCGGTTTAAGGACTATATTTCCTCCCCGCGCTTCGGCGTCTACCAGTCGCTGCACACCACGGTGATTGCAGAAGGCGGCTCCACCCTGGAAGTTCAGGTGCGTACGCACGAGATGCATTACAACGCCGAGTTTGGTGTGGCCGCGCACTGGCGTTACAAGGAGAAAAAGGGCAAGAACGGCGCCGGCGATGCCGAAGTCGACCAGATGGCGTGGATGCGCCAGCTGCTGGATTGGCAGAAGGAAGCTGCAGACCCGAACGAGTTCTTAGACTCGCTGCGCTATGACCTGACCACCAAGCAGATCTTTGCTTTCACGCCCAAGGGCGATGTGGTGACTCTGCCAGCGGGGTCCACGCCGGTGGACTTTGCCTATGCCGTCCACACTGAGGTGGGGCACCGCTGCATCGGTGCGAAGGTCAACGGCAAGCTGGTGGCGTTGGAATCCCAGCTAAAGTCCGGCGACAAGGTAGAGATCTTTACCTCGAAGGATCAGAATGCCGGTCCTTCGCGTGATTGGCAGGAGTTCCTAGTATCGCCGCGCGCGAAGGCGAAGGTGCGCCAGTGGTTTGCCAAGGAGCGCCGCGAAGAGCACCTAGAGGCCGGCCGCGACGCTTTGGCCGCGGAAATCCAGCGCGGAGGCTTGCCGATGCACCGCCTGTTCACCGCATCCTCGATGCGCCAAGTGGCAGAGCAGTTGCACTTTGACGACGTCGATTCGCTCTACACGGCAATCGGCGCGGGCCACGTCTCGGCCCAGCACGTGGCTAACCAGTTGATGTCGCTCTTCGGCGACCAAGACGATGCCGCTGAGGCACTGGCGTCACGTACTTCGCTCACGGAGTTGGAGAACTCCCGTACTCAACGCACCACCGATTCCGAGAAGGGAACCGGCATCCTAGTGGAGGGTAGCCCCGACGTCATGGCTAAGCTGGCGCGCTGCTGCCAGCCCGTGCCTGGTGACGCCATCTTCGGATTCGTCACCCGTGGCGGCGGCGTTTCGGTTCACCGTGCAGATTGCACCAATGCCGAAAAGCTCAAGCAGGAACCAGAGCGCATGATGAAGGTGGAGTGGTCCTCCGGCAAGGGCGCCGCCGGCGAGTTTGCTGCGAGCGTCCAGCTCGAGGCCATCGACCGCCAGGGCCTGCTGGCTGAGCTGACCGGCGTGTTCAGTGAGCAGAAGCTCAACGTGTTGTCCATGAGCTCCAATCGCGGTGATGACCACATCGCCACGATGCGCTTTACCTTCTCCATCTCGGATACCAAGCAGCTGGGCCAGCTTATGACCACGCTGCGCAACACCGAGGGCGTCTTCGACGTCTACCGCGTAACGGCCTAG
- a CDS encoding bifunctional metallophosphatase/5'-nucleotidase codes for MKFRRFGQLLAASTVTAVALSGAPAFAQDNTVTISVSNITDIHGHLENGLPKDKTVKPGDEMGAALLQSLIKKVNEGQEYALTSSGDNVGGSAYISAISEDEYTMDVLNAMGLDATAVGNHEFDKGVDDLRDRIQPHSEFPILGANVLQNGKPILDASIVQEIGGVKVGFVGTVTQNTEFKVAPAMIPGVTFTDPVEATNKEAKHLKESGEADVVIALFHEDAQQFADGFSTDVDALFGGDTHVKTQGEVAREGALPLQWAQGHEYGKLLNDLDITFDTKAKKVTDIKMKQYDATDAASLSEDAEIAAIVDEAAAKAEELGADVVGTMPEALFRGSDEGKGSGSNRGVESTLNNFIAQAQRKSVAKAVGKEIDLGVMNAGGVRADLPAGEVTYKDVFTVQPFGNAVAYGKVSGADLIKALENQWQEGASRPRLAMGLSDNVQVVYDQTGEHGSRIKSVTIDGEQVDPSKDYTIALSTFLIGGGDGYFAEGAIKDVVDLGYMDTQAMIDYIKAGKPAAREGQGQIGAHITGEVKPGNEITVELSSLNYTSEGEPMAKTATVKLGDETATADIDNAKQDGDDQFGERGRATLKLNVPADFTCDTPLEITTDAGTEATLPLDDATCSDEPGKGDTTDSSSLSSLSSLDSGSSKGLGIAAGVIAAIVGIIGVVGMNMHMLPAPVRAFIENLRKQFNI; via the coding sequence GTGAAATTTCGTCGCTTTGGCCAGCTGCTCGCTGCCTCTACCGTTACTGCCGTCGCTCTCAGCGGAGCCCCTGCCTTCGCGCAGGACAACACCGTGACTATCTCCGTCAGCAACATCACTGACATCCACGGTCATTTGGAAAATGGCCTGCCCAAGGACAAGACCGTAAAGCCCGGCGATGAGATGGGCGCGGCTCTGCTGCAGTCGCTGATTAAGAAGGTCAACGAAGGCCAAGAATATGCGCTGACTTCCTCTGGCGATAACGTGGGCGGTTCTGCATATATCTCCGCCATCTCTGAGGATGAATACACCATGGACGTTCTCAACGCGATGGGCCTCGATGCTACCGCAGTGGGCAACCACGAGTTTGATAAGGGCGTCGATGACTTGCGGGACCGTATCCAGCCGCACTCCGAATTCCCGATCCTGGGCGCAAACGTCCTGCAGAATGGCAAGCCGATTCTCGATGCTTCCATCGTCCAGGAAATCGGCGGCGTCAAGGTGGGTTTTGTTGGCACCGTTACCCAGAACACCGAGTTCAAGGTTGCCCCGGCAATGATTCCAGGCGTGACCTTCACCGACCCAGTTGAGGCCACCAATAAAGAGGCAAAGCACCTGAAGGAATCCGGCGAGGCTGACGTCGTCATCGCGCTCTTCCACGAGGACGCCCAGCAGTTCGCCGACGGATTCAGCACCGACGTTGATGCGCTCTTCGGCGGCGATACCCACGTGAAGACCCAGGGCGAGGTCGCCCGCGAGGGCGCCCTGCCGCTGCAGTGGGCGCAGGGCCACGAGTACGGCAAGCTGCTCAACGACCTGGATATCACCTTCGACACCAAGGCGAAGAAGGTCACCGACATCAAAATGAAGCAGTACGACGCGACGGACGCGGCTTCGCTTAGCGAGGATGCCGAAATCGCCGCGATCGTCGATGAAGCTGCGGCCAAGGCGGAGGAGCTCGGTGCTGACGTCGTGGGCACCATGCCAGAGGCGCTCTTCCGTGGCTCCGATGAGGGCAAGGGTTCGGGCTCCAACCGCGGCGTGGAATCCACCCTGAACAACTTCATCGCGCAGGCACAGCGCAAATCTGTGGCGAAGGCCGTGGGCAAGGAGATCGACCTGGGCGTCATGAACGCCGGTGGTGTGCGCGCGGACCTGCCTGCAGGCGAGGTCACCTACAAGGATGTCTTCACGGTGCAGCCATTCGGCAACGCCGTGGCTTACGGCAAGGTTTCCGGCGCTGACCTCATCAAGGCTCTGGAGAACCAGTGGCAGGAAGGCGCATCTCGTCCGCGCCTGGCCATGGGCCTTTCCGATAACGTGCAAGTGGTTTATGACCAGACCGGTGAGCACGGTAGCCGCATTAAGTCCGTGACCATCGACGGTGAGCAGGTCGACCCGAGCAAGGACTACACCATCGCGCTGTCCACCTTCCTCATCGGCGGCGGCGACGGCTACTTCGCTGAGGGCGCCATCAAGGATGTTGTGGACTTGGGCTACATGGACACTCAGGCCATGATTGATTACATCAAGGCTGGCAAGCCAGCCGCTCGTGAGGGTCAGGGCCAGATTGGCGCTCACATCACCGGCGAGGTTAAGCCGGGCAATGAGATCACCGTGGAGCTGTCCTCCCTCAACTACACCTCTGAGGGCGAGCCGATGGCAAAGACCGCCACGGTCAAGCTGGGGGATGAGACCGCCACTGCGGATATCGACAACGCGAAGCAGGACGGTGACGACCAGTTCGGTGAGCGCGGCCGCGCGACGCTGAAGCTTAACGTGCCGGCGGACTTCACTTGCGATACCCCGCTCGAAATCACCACCGACGCTGGCACTGAGGCAACGCTGCCGCTTGACGACGCCACCTGCAGCGACGAGCCGGGCAAGGGCGATACTACCGACAGCTCCTCGCTGAGCTCCCTGTCCTCCCTGGACTCCGGTTCTTCCAAGGGCCTGGGCATTGCCGCGGGCGTCATCGCTGCCATCGTGGGCATCATCGGTGTGGTGGGCATGAACATGCACATGCTGCCGGCGCCGGTGCGTGCTTTCATTGAGAACCTGCGCAAGCAGTTCAACATATAA
- a CDS encoding DUF421 domain-containing protein has product MDIVDLIGRESVYQLGIEPHRIPVVLLATIGIYLAFMILVKLFGTRVLTSMTASDAVIIIMFGAVAGRVIVGNPPTLAAGVIGLLTLMVLEAAFGTIRRYIGWSRYLDRRPVLLVYNGELLEDNMHFAHITVSDVNSATRKAGLGRRGDIQMMILEPTGQISVIKIGQFVDPDLFRDILGAELIEGMDEEKGEK; this is encoded by the coding sequence GTGGATATTGTGGATTTGATCGGGCGTGAGTCGGTATATCAATTAGGCATTGAGCCACACCGAATCCCCGTGGTCTTACTTGCCACCATCGGTATCTACTTGGCCTTTATGATTCTGGTCAAGCTCTTTGGCACCCGCGTGCTGACGTCGATGACTGCCTCCGATGCGGTCATCATCATTATGTTCGGTGCCGTGGCCGGCCGTGTCATCGTGGGTAATCCACCTACCCTTGCCGCCGGCGTCATCGGCCTTCTAACGCTCATGGTTTTAGAGGCTGCCTTCGGCACCATCCGCCGCTACATCGGCTGGTCCCGCTACCTAGACCGCCGTCCCGTGCTGTTGGTCTATAACGGCGAGCTGCTCGAAGACAACATGCACTTTGCCCACATCACCGTCAGCGACGTAAATTCCGCAACCCGCAAAGCCGGACTCGGCCGCCGCGGCGACATTCAGATGATGATCCTCGAACCCACCGGCCAAATTTCCGTCATCAAAATCGGCCAATTCGTCGACCCGGACCTCTTCCGCGACATCCTCGGCGCTGAGCTCATCGAGGGCATGGACGAGGAAAAAGGGGAGAAGTAG